A genomic segment from Streptomyces antibioticus encodes:
- a CDS encoding GntR family transcriptional regulator, with product MTLDLRVDRSSPVPLYFQLSQQLEAAIEHGSLTPGSLLGNEIELAGRLGLSRPTVRQAIQSLVDKGLLVRRRGVGTQVVHSQVKRPLELSSLFDDLEAAGQRPATTVVVNTVESASAEVAAALSVAEGSEVHRVERLRLAHGEPMAYLCNHLPAGLLELDTGRLEATGLYRLMRAAGITLHSARQSIGARAATADEAERLTEAEGAPLLTMQRTTFDDTGRAVEFGDHIYRPSRYSFEFQLLVRS from the coding sequence GTGACGCTCGACCTGCGTGTGGACCGTAGCTCACCGGTCCCCCTGTACTTCCAGCTCTCCCAGCAGCTCGAGGCGGCGATCGAGCACGGATCGCTCACCCCGGGCAGCCTGCTGGGCAACGAGATCGAGCTGGCGGGCCGGCTCGGCCTGTCCCGCCCGACCGTGCGCCAGGCGATCCAGTCCCTCGTCGACAAGGGACTGCTGGTGCGCCGCCGGGGCGTCGGCACCCAGGTCGTGCACAGCCAGGTCAAGCGGCCCCTGGAGCTGAGCAGCCTCTTCGACGACCTGGAGGCGGCCGGCCAGCGCCCCGCGACGACCGTCGTGGTCAACACCGTCGAGTCCGCGTCCGCCGAGGTCGCGGCCGCGCTCTCGGTCGCCGAGGGCAGCGAGGTGCACCGGGTGGAGCGGCTGCGCCTCGCGCACGGCGAACCCATGGCCTACCTGTGCAACCACCTGCCCGCCGGCCTGCTCGAACTGGACACCGGCCGGCTGGAGGCGACCGGCCTGTACCGGCTGATGCGCGCCGCCGGGATCACCCTGCACAGCGCCCGCCAGTCCATCGGCGCCCGCGCCGCCACCGCCGATGAGGCCGAGCGGCTCACCGAGGCGGAGGGCGCCCCGCTGCTCACCATGCAGCGCACGACCTTCGACGACACCGGGCGCGCCGTGGAGTTCGGCGACCACATCTACCGGCCGAGCCGCTATTCGTTCGAGTTCCAGCTCCTCGTACGGTCCTGA
- a CDS encoding ROK family glucokinase, giving the protein MSTYGNFTAPIGSRRAPALRTVGTRERRSHLTAPRVPTVGIDIGGTKVMAGVVDADGNILEKVRAETPDKSKSPKVVEDTIVELVLDLSDRHDVHAVGVGAAGWVDADRNRVLFAPHLSWRNEPLRDRLSDRLAVPVLVDNDANTAAWAEWRFGAGRGEDHLVMITLGTGIGGAILEEGQVKRGKYGVAGEFGHMQVVPGGHRCPCGNRGCWEQYSSGNALVREAKELAAADSPVAYGIIEHVKGQIGDITGPMITELAREGDAMCIELLQDIGQWLGVGIANLAAALDPSCFVIGGGVSAADDLLIAPARDAFKRQLTGRGYRPEARIVRAQLGPEAGMVGAADLSRLVARRFRRAKRRRVERYERFERFTEAARRARDTA; this is encoded by the coding sequence ATGAGCACCTACGGCAACTTCACCGCCCCCATCGGCTCCCGCCGCGCCCCCGCCCTGCGCACGGTGGGCACCAGGGAGCGCCGCTCGCACCTGACCGCACCCCGGGTGCCCACGGTCGGCATCGACATCGGCGGCACCAAGGTGATGGCCGGTGTCGTCGACGCCGACGGCAACATCCTGGAGAAGGTCCGCGCGGAGACCCCGGACAAGTCCAAGAGCCCGAAGGTCGTGGAGGACACGATCGTCGAACTCGTCCTGGACCTCTCCGACCGCCACGACGTGCACGCGGTCGGCGTCGGCGCCGCCGGGTGGGTCGACGCCGACCGCAACCGCGTGCTGTTCGCGCCCCATCTGTCCTGGCGCAACGAGCCCCTCAGGGACCGGCTCTCCGACCGGCTGGCGGTGCCCGTCCTGGTCGACAACGACGCCAACACCGCCGCCTGGGCCGAGTGGCGCTTCGGCGCCGGCCGCGGCGAGGACCACCTGGTCATGATCACCCTCGGCACCGGCATCGGCGGCGCCATCCTCGAAGAGGGCCAGGTCAAGCGCGGCAAGTACGGCGTCGCCGGCGAGTTCGGCCATATGCAGGTCGTCCCCGGCGGCCACCGCTGCCCGTGCGGCAACCGCGGCTGCTGGGAGCAGTACAGCTCCGGCAACGCGCTGGTCCGGGAGGCCAAGGAGCTGGCCGCCGCCGACTCCCCGGTGGCCTACGGGATCATCGAGCACGTCAAGGGGCAGATCGGTGACATCACAGGGCCGATGATCACGGAACTCGCGCGCGAGGGCGACGCGATGTGCATCGAGCTGCTCCAGGACATCGGCCAGTGGCTCGGCGTCGGCATCGCCAACCTCGCCGCCGCCCTCGACCCTTCCTGCTTCGTGATCGGCGGCGGTGTCTCGGCCGCCGACGACCTCCTCATCGCGCCCGCGCGGGACGCCTTCAAGCGCCAGCTCACCGGCCGCGGCTACCGCCCCGAGGCCCGGATCGTGCGCGCCCAGCTCGGCCCCGAGGCCGGCATGGTCGGCGCCGCCGACCTGTCCCGGCTGGTCGCCCGCCGCTTCCGGCGCGCCAAGCGCCGCCGCGTGGAGCGCTACGAGCGCTTCGAACGGTTCACCGAGGCGGCCCGCCGCGCCCGGGACACCGCGTGA
- a CDS encoding DEAD/DEAH box helicase, protein MRTTERAAAVPVAAHAAAVRLAAVFLPAPLPRDGRIALWDPDSGPLPDTPHAEPTELTVVRPHGSSVRRRPAPALSLPLDKALPLLVHARRDPAAHPATACWGAAALHALRLAARGRLLPGLTPAGHDAWRAGPLDPQDIAHLRAVAAALPPEGHAVPLPGPGALRLPQPEALMRSFLDAVADTLPRTPAAPHACGKPFADRPPQRLPGPAAHDWAAEVAAGMDAGVRISLRLDLSAYDLFDDGESARRAGAAIVQVHSLADPTLVTDAATLWAGAADTAFGPRARVDAALAVRRAARVWPPLARLADQDTPDVLALSEEELGDLLGVAATRLAAAGVAVHWPRDLAQDLSAAAVVRPAPGSATDGTGFFESDELLQFRWQLALGGDPLSEAEMDTLAEAHRPVVRLRDQWVLVDPALVRKARKRELGLLDPVDALSAALTGTAEVDGEPVEAVPVGALATLRDRLTAGVRPADPPPGLRATLRDYQLRGLAWLDLMTSLGLGGCLADDMGLGKTVTVIALHLRRARTEPTLVVCPASLLGNWQREIHRFAPGVPVRRFHGTDRSLDDLTGGFVLTTYGTMRSAAPALAGQPWGMVVADEAQHVKNPYSATAKALRTIPTPARVALTGTPVENNLSELWALLDWTTPGLLGPLKSFRARHARAVENGEDAEAVERLSRLVRPFLLRRKKSDPGIVPELPPKTETDHPVPLTREQAALYEAVVRESLLAIETADGIARRGLVLKLLGALKQICDHPALYLKEEATAVGDALAARSGKLALLDELLDTLLAEDGSALVFTQYVGMARLITAHLAARAIPVDLLHGGTPVPERERMVDRFQSGATPVLVLSLKAAGTGLNLTRAGHVVHFDRWWNPAVEEQATDRAYRIGQTQPVQVHRLITEGTVEDRIAEMLQAKRALADAILGSGESALTELTDRELTDLVRLRREA, encoded by the coding sequence ATGCGTACGACAGAGCGCGCCGCGGCCGTACCCGTGGCCGCGCACGCCGCCGCCGTACGGCTCGCCGCCGTCTTCCTGCCCGCGCCCCTCCCGCGCGACGGCCGGATCGCCCTGTGGGACCCCGACAGCGGCCCGCTGCCCGACACCCCGCACGCGGAGCCCACCGAGCTGACCGTCGTCCGCCCGCACGGCAGCTCCGTGCGCCGCAGGCCGGCGCCCGCCCTGTCGCTGCCCCTCGACAAGGCGCTCCCGCTGCTCGTCCACGCCCGCCGCGACCCCGCCGCCCATCCCGCCACCGCCTGCTGGGGCGCCGCCGCGCTGCACGCCCTGCGGCTCGCCGCGCGCGGCCGTCTGCTGCCCGGCCTGACCCCGGCGGGCCACGACGCCTGGCGGGCCGGCCCGCTCGACCCGCAGGACATCGCACACCTGCGCGCCGTCGCCGCCGCCCTGCCCCCCGAGGGCCACGCCGTCCCGCTGCCCGGCCCCGGCGCGCTCCGCCTGCCGCAGCCCGAGGCCCTGATGCGCTCCTTCCTGGACGCCGTCGCGGACACCCTGCCCCGCACCCCCGCCGCGCCGCACGCGTGCGGGAAGCCCTTCGCGGACCGCCCGCCCCAGCGGCTTCCCGGCCCCGCCGCCCACGACTGGGCCGCCGAGGTCGCCGCCGGCATGGACGCGGGCGTGCGGATCTCGCTCCGCCTGGACCTCTCGGCGTACGACCTCTTCGACGACGGGGAGTCGGCGCGCCGCGCGGGCGCCGCGATCGTCCAGGTGCACAGCCTCGCCGACCCCACCCTGGTGACGGACGCGGCGACCCTGTGGGCGGGCGCCGCCGACACCGCCTTCGGGCCCCGCGCGCGGGTCGACGCCGCGCTCGCCGTGCGCCGCGCGGCCCGCGTATGGCCCCCGCTCGCCCGGCTCGCCGACCAGGACACCCCCGACGTCCTCGCCCTGTCCGAGGAGGAACTGGGCGATCTGCTCGGCGTGGCCGCGACCCGCCTCGCCGCCGCCGGGGTCGCCGTGCACTGGCCGCGCGACCTCGCCCAGGACCTCAGCGCCGCCGCCGTCGTACGGCCCGCGCCGGGCTCGGCCACCGACGGCACCGGCTTCTTCGAGAGCGACGAACTCCTCCAGTTCCGCTGGCAGTTGGCGCTCGGCGGCGATCCGCTCAGCGAAGCCGAGATGGACACGCTCGCCGAGGCCCACCGGCCCGTCGTCCGCCTCCGGGACCAGTGGGTCCTGGTCGACCCGGCGCTCGTCCGCAAGGCGCGCAAGCGCGAACTCGGCCTGCTGGACCCGGTCGACGCCCTGTCCGCCGCGCTCACCGGCACCGCCGAGGTCGACGGCGAACCGGTCGAGGCGGTGCCCGTCGGCGCGCTGGCCACCCTGCGCGACCGTCTCACCGCGGGCGTCCGGCCCGCGGATCCGCCCCCCGGCCTGCGGGCCACCCTGCGCGACTACCAGCTCCGGGGCCTGGCCTGGCTGGACCTCATGACCTCCCTCGGCCTCGGCGGCTGCCTCGCCGACGACATGGGTCTCGGCAAGACCGTCACCGTGATCGCCCTGCACCTGCGCCGGGCCCGCACCGAACCGACCCTGGTGGTCTGCCCCGCCTCCCTCCTCGGCAACTGGCAGCGCGAGATCCACCGCTTCGCGCCCGGCGTCCCCGTCCGCCGCTTCCACGGCACCGACCGCAGCCTCGACGACCTGACCGGCGGCTTCGTCCTCACCACCTACGGCACCATGCGCTCCGCGGCGCCCGCGCTCGCCGGACAGCCGTGGGGCATGGTCGTCGCCGACGAGGCCCAGCACGTGAAGAACCCCTACTCGGCGACCGCGAAGGCGCTGCGCACCATCCCGACGCCCGCGCGCGTGGCGCTCACCGGCACGCCCGTCGAGAACAACCTGTCCGAACTGTGGGCCCTGCTCGACTGGACGACCCCCGGACTCCTCGGCCCCCTGAAGTCCTTCCGCGCCCGCCACGCGCGTGCCGTGGAGAACGGCGAGGACGCGGAGGCCGTGGAGCGGCTCTCCCGGCTGGTCCGCCCGTTCCTGCTGCGCCGCAAGAAGTCCGACCCCGGGATCGTCCCCGAGCTGCCGCCCAAGACCGAGACCGACCACCCGGTCCCGCTCACCCGCGAACAGGCGGCGCTCTACGAGGCGGTGGTGCGGGAGTCGCTGCTCGCCATCGAGACGGCGGACGGCATCGCCCGCCGGGGCCTGGTGCTCAAGCTGCTGGGCGCGCTCAAGCAGATCTGCGACCACCCGGCGCTGTACCTCAAGGAGGAGGCGACCGCCGTGGGCGACGCCCTCGCCGCCCGCTCCGGCAAACTCGCCCTGCTCGACGAACTCCTCGACACGCTCCTCGCCGAGGACGGCTCCGCGCTCGTCTTCACCCAGTACGTCGGCATGGCCCGCCTCATCACCGCGCACCTCGCCGCCCGCGCGATCCCCGTCGACCTGCTCCACGGCGGCACACCGGTGCCCGAGCGGGAACGCATGGTGGACCGCTTCCAGAGCGGCGCCACCCCGGTCCTCGTGCTCTCCCTCAAGGCCGCCGGCACCGGCCTCAACCTCACCCGCGCGGGCCATGTCGTCCACTTCGACCGCTGGTGGAACCCGGCCGTGGAGGAACAGGCCACCGACCGCGCCTACCGCATCGGCCAGACCCAGCCCGTCCAGGTCCACCGCCTCATCACCGAGGGCACCGTCGAGGACCGCATCGCCGAGATGCTCCAGGCCAAGCGCGCCCTGGCCGACGCGATCCTCGGCTCCGGAGAATCCGCCCTCACCGAACTGACGGACCGCGAACTGACCGACCTGGTCCGCCTGCGAAGGGAGGCGTGA
- a CDS encoding SWIM zinc finger family protein, whose translation MVSADGGVTDPVPFGEAVDGVRGSGGTRPGDAVRAALRRPAGSVSADGHSVEPVGSTGRPVGPVADGTPAAGERRPAESGGVRPGDLAREALRAARAEARRGEASGSRAARTPAERAVDAVARAGAGDVSRDRARAVRQVLAGAFRMPSDASEPEPQPEPDVESGVAAHVPRSMAAPARDGDHRRTFPALAPRPAASRFAETWWGNAWVAALEEGALDAKRLARGRSYAEQGSVDAITVTPGLVLAYVRGSRPRPYRVQVRLRTFGADDWERFLDAAVERPAHIAALLDKEMPESLAECGVPLLPGPGDLDPHCTCPDRGHPCKHAAALCYQTARLLDADPFVLLLLRGRGERELLDALSRRNAARAARAAQERDPAPLPGVRATEALAARRLPPLPPPSATPAHPEQPPAYPSAPGGPDAFQLDQLATDAAARAHALLATGHDEIGELTLWQDAVRLAAARPGTGLTAATRSLYASLASATGRTPADLARAVAAWRQGGPDGLTVLEEPWDPPAGRFDRARPLLLAADLPAFRPWRNHLTHPRGGLQLRFGRDGLWYAYESEPGRDDWWPRGTPDPDPVGALTGLGGDDPEEP comes from the coding sequence ATGGTCTCGGCCGACGGTGGTGTGACGGATCCCGTGCCTTTCGGCGAGGCCGTGGACGGGGTCCGGGGGTCGGGTGGGACGAGGCCGGGGGACGCTGTGCGGGCAGCTCTGCGGCGCCCCGCCGGTTCCGTGTCGGCGGACGGGCACTCGGTTGAGCCTGTCGGCTCCACCGGTCGTCCCGTGGGCCCGGTTGCGGACGGGACCCCGGCGGCCGGTGAGCGTCGGCCCGCGGAGTCGGGCGGTGTGCGGCCCGGGGATCTTGCTCGGGAGGCGTTGCGGGCGGCTCGGGCCGAGGCCCGTAGAGGGGAGGCGTCTGGCTCGCGTGCGGCTCGGACGCCCGCCGAGCGGGCCGTCGACGCCGTCGCGCGTGCCGGGGCCGGGGATGTTTCCCGGGATCGGGCCCGGGCCGTGCGGCAGGTGCTCGCCGGGGCGTTTCGTATGCCGTCGGACGCCTCCGAGCCCGAGCCTCAGCCCGAGCCGGACGTGGAGTCGGGGGTGGCGGCCCACGTGCCCCGTTCCATGGCCGCCCCCGCCCGGGACGGCGATCATCGGCGTACCTTTCCCGCCCTCGCGCCCCGGCCCGCCGCGTCCCGGTTCGCCGAGACCTGGTGGGGGAATGCCTGGGTCGCCGCCCTGGAGGAGGGGGCGCTGGACGCCAAGCGGCTGGCGCGGGGGCGGAGTTACGCCGAGCAGGGCAGCGTGGACGCCATCACGGTCACCCCGGGGCTGGTCCTCGCGTACGTGCGCGGGAGCCGCCCCCGGCCCTACCGCGTACAGGTGCGGCTGCGCACGTTCGGCGCCGACGACTGGGAGCGTTTCCTGGACGCCGCAGTGGAGCGCCCCGCGCACATCGCCGCGCTGCTCGACAAGGAGATGCCGGAGTCGCTCGCCGAGTGCGGGGTGCCGTTGCTGCCCGGCCCCGGCGACCTCGATCCGCACTGCACCTGCCCCGACCGCGGCCACCCCTGCAAGCACGCCGCCGCCCTGTGCTACCAGACCGCACGTCTCCTGGACGCCGACCCGTTCGTGCTGCTCCTGCTGCGCGGCCGGGGCGAACGCGAGCTGCTGGACGCGCTGTCCCGCCGTAACGCCGCGCGGGCGGCCCGCGCCGCCCAGGAGCGGGACCCGGCACCGCTGCCGGGCGTCCGCGCCACCGAGGCCCTCGCCGCGCGCCGACTCCCGCCGCTCCCGCCCCCGTCGGCCACGCCCGCGCACCCCGAGCAGCCGCCGGCCTACCCGTCCGCGCCGGGCGGACCCGACGCCTTCCAGCTCGACCAGCTCGCCACCGACGCCGCCGCCCGCGCCCACGCCCTGCTGGCCACCGGCCACGACGAGATCGGCGAACTCACCCTGTGGCAGGACGCGGTACGGCTCGCCGCCGCCCGCCCCGGCACCGGGCTGACCGCCGCCACCCGCTCCCTCTACGCCTCGCTCGCCTCCGCCACCGGCCGCACCCCGGCCGACCTGGCGCGCGCGGTCGCCGCCTGGCGGCAGGGCGGCCCGGACGGCCTCACCGTCCTGGAGGAACCCTGGGACCCGCCGGCCGGCCGCTTCGACCGGGCCCGCCCGCTGCTCCTGGCCGCCGACCTCCCCGCCTTCCGGCCCTGGCGCAACCACCTCACCCACCCCCGGGGCGGTCTCCAACTCCGCTTCGGCCGCGACGGCCTGTGGTACGCCTACGAGTCCGAGCCGGGCCGTGACGACTGGTGGCCCCGCGGCACCCCCGACCCGGACCCCGTCGGCGCCCTCACCGGCCTCGGCGGCGACGACCCCGAGGAACCCTGA